A genomic window from Punica granatum isolate Tunisia-2019 chromosome 2, ASM765513v2, whole genome shotgun sequence includes:
- the LOC116194553 gene encoding probable ATP-dependent DNA helicase CHR12, translating into MKAVENGEDISKLKVKGKRRDAPLSENNELGSSMNVVSESGNENGEEESKAASKKGSERVSNGAMSEPRSEVKGAILKFSVKGKRKDPVPSTSNEVGGVGHKNVSIGSEDTGKEDAYGPTPKRLKLEQIEKPDSNSTEVMGWNRQILTWKTHKKKRSSYNSQTTSSDSKGQSSGGRGNG; encoded by the coding sequence ATGAAAGCAGTAGAAAATGGGGAAGACATCTCAAAGCTTAAGGTGAAAGGAAAGAGAAGGGATGCCCCTCTCTCTGAGAATAATGAATTGGGAAGCAGCATGAATGTGGTATCAGAATCTGGGAATGAAAATGGAGAAGAGGAGTCTAAGGCTGCGAGCAAGAAAGGCAGCGAAAGAGTTAGCAATGGTGCAATGTCAGAACCAAGAAGTGAAGTTAAAGGAGCGATACTGAAGTTCTCAGTTAAGGGGAAGAGGAAAGATCCGGTCCCTTCTACGAGCAATGAGGTGGGTGGAGTTGGTCATAAGAATGTCTCGATTGGTAGTGAAGACACGGGTAAAGAAGATGCCTATGGTCCAACCCCTAAGAGATTGAAGTTGGAACAAATCGAGAAACCAGACTCCAACAGTACGGAGGTGATGGGCTGGAACAGGCAGATCTTGACGTGGAAGACCCACAAGAAGAAGAGATCAAGCTATAATTCTCAAACGACTTCATCAGATTCTAAGGGGCAGAGttccggtggaagagggaacGGATAG